From Pseudomonas sp. G2-4:
AACCTGGTGCTCGGCACCAGTGCTCGCGACCGCCGCATCCCCTGGCCGCTGCTCGATCCTCGCGAATGCGGGACCAAAGTGGTCGAGGAAGCCGCGCAAGGCTTTGAGATCGCCCTGGTGTTTGGTCGTGAAGATTCCGGCCTGACCAACGAAGAGCTGCAGCGATGTCACTTTCACGTGCATATCCCTTCCGACCCGGAGTTCAGTTCCCTGAACCTCGGGGCGGCGGTGCAGGTGTTGAGCTATGAAGTGCGCATGGCCTGGCTGGCAGCCGAAGGCAAACCCAGCAAGGTCGAAAAAACCGAGGTCACGTCGCCGCGCAGTGAGACACTGGCGACCATGGACGAGCTGGAGCGATTCTATGAGCACCTGGAACAGACCCTGGTGGACATCGAGTTCCTCGACCCGGAAAAGCCGCGGCACTTGATGGCGCGCCTGCGTCGGTTGTACGGACGAAGCTCGGTCAGCCGGGCGGAGATGAATATATTGCGCGGCATCCTCACGGAAACCCAGAAAGCGGCCCGTGGCGAGCTGATTAAGCGGAAGAAATAAAATGTTCGAACGTTTGCGTGAAGATATCCAAAGCGTTTTCCATCGCGACCCAGCGGCGCGCAATGCCTTTGAGGTGCTGACCTGCTACCCGGGAATGCACGCGATCTGGATCCACCGCCTGTCCGGTGCCTTGTGGAACCTGGGCTGGAAATGGCTGGCGCGGCTGGTCTCGAACTTCGGCCGCTGGTTGACTGGGATCGAGATCCATCCGGGGGCCAAGGTCGGTCGTCGGTTCTTCATCGACCACGGCATGGGCATCGTCATTGGTGAAACCGCCGAGATCGGCGACGACGTCACCCTGTACCAGGGCGTGACCCTTGGCGGCACCAGCTGGAACAAAGGCAAGCGCCACCCAACCCTGGAAGATGGCGTGGTGGTGGGCGCGGGCGCCAAGGTGCTCGGGCCGTTCACGGTGGGGGCGGGGGCGAAAGTCGGCTCCAACGCCGTGGTGACCAAGGCTGTGCCGCCTGGCGCGACGGTGGTGGGCATTCCGGGGCGGATCATCGTCAAGTCCGATGACGAGCTGGATGCCCGGCGTAA
This genomic window contains:
- the cysE gene encoding serine O-acetyltransferase, with protein sequence MFERLREDIQSVFHRDPAARNAFEVLTCYPGMHAIWIHRLSGALWNLGWKWLARLVSNFGRWLTGIEIHPGAKVGRRFFIDHGMGIVIGETAEIGDDVTLYQGVTLGGTSWNKGKRHPTLEDGVVVGAGAKVLGPFTVGAGAKVGSNAVVTKAVPPGATVVGIPGRIIVKSDDELDARRKAMAEKIGFDAYGVGEDMPDPVARAINQLLDHLQAVDGRLEGMCGALKDLGSNYCAKDLPELREEDFACVKDKDETKAS
- the trmJ gene encoding tRNA (cytosine(32)/uridine(32)-2'-O)-methyltransferase TrmJ, which encodes MLQNIRVVLVNTSHPGNIGGAARAMKNMGLSRLVLVEPRLFPHHEADARASGAGDILANAQVVATLEDALVGCNLVLGTSARDRRIPWPLLDPRECGTKVVEEAAQGFEIALVFGREDSGLTNEELQRCHFHVHIPSDPEFSSLNLGAAVQVLSYEVRMAWLAAEGKPSKVEKTEVTSPRSETLATMDELERFYEHLEQTLVDIEFLDPEKPRHLMARLRRLYGRSSVSRAEMNILRGILTETQKAARGELIKRKK